The Eleginops maclovinus isolate JMC-PN-2008 ecotype Puerto Natales chromosome 10, JC_Emac_rtc_rv5, whole genome shotgun sequence nucleotide sequence GAAAGGGCAGCTGGCTCGTCCTCATTGCTGCTGAGCAGGCGCATTAATTTAGAGGGCTGAGTGTCGTCCAAGGGAAAGAGGCTGTTGTAGTCCTGCGGGCAATAAAATACAGTCAGGCTACATAGCATGACactaatatttaaacaataaggAATAAGATTACAGTATCTGCACACGGTTGTTCCTCAGGATGAAGATCAGTACCGTAATATTACGCAGGTCTTATGGTTGATAATGATTTAGTCTGTTTGTACCTCGATATCTTCTCGCTGCCTTTTGCGTTGACGCGCTGAGAACGCGCCTTTGTTGTGAGAGGAGAACGAGCTGAGTGCGCACCACACCGACAACCTGAGGAGAGTTTCAGAGAAGAGAGTTAACACCAAATCCCaaattagcaaaaaaaaaaacaccgtCTTCCGTCACATCTAAGTGTGGGGTCTCTCTTACTTGGCCAGTGCTTTCCCAGGGGGGTCTGCCAGGCTGTGCCAGTGGGCGGAGTCAGTGAGCAGGTCGGGCAGGATGGTGCCCAGCAGGGTGAGCGTGATCTGCTGCGTGTCCAGGCAGAAGATGCTGTAGAGCAGCTCCACCACCCGATCAGCCCACTCCCGACGAGTCTccttcagcagctcctgaaATACAACGTCCGATCGCACACATGAAGTAGTCTGGCTGTCGGCCATACTATAGTTAAGATCACTTTAAGAGAGCATGTGCCTTTaaatcatgttaaaaaaagagtcTATGACTACTAATAATGTCTTTAAGCAATACTTTCAACGGGTAgatctttgttttgcttttatatcACAAGCATATCTTTTGATATAGATAAAATGAGTTGACAACTTCTATAttatagcaaacaaaaacagtttgttttattattagcaGAATATTTGTTGAACCCTAAGGCTGTATTAAATAGCAATGGGTGAATATTCAGGAAAAAACTGCAGATTAGTGGCTGATTTTGAACAGATTTTAAAAGGTTACTGATCCCCGATGGCGCTCAAATTTAGACATTATAAACATTAGATTAATACGACacaacaaatggaaataaatcacaACATAGATAACAGGATTAACAGCCACTATCTCTCCATCCTCAAACTATTTTATTCCTCCTACCTTGACTAAATTGTTGGTGAACCAGAAGACCCCTCCCATGTTGAGAAGGCTCTCAAACAGATGCAGGGCCCGGCTGTCCACCCAGCCTTTGCGCAGCACCGTCTGGAACTGCTTGCTGAGGGCCACGTGGATCGGGTCTTTAGCCGGAAGCAGGTTGCGGTATGGGATCGGCTCCTGGCCCTCCATGGGGGGACGTAGGGTGGCGGCTGTTTGTTGGAAGACGTCGGCACACATGTGCTCCATGATGGAGCTCATAATGATCACGCTGGGGAGAGGGGGTCATCAGTGTTAATCCGTGTGTTGAGGGTCTGGAGATCACATCTGCATGAGCTTATAAGGATTTAATGAATGTCTTTTTCTCTTACATTTGAAGCTTTAATCAAGGGTTAGTTTTTTAAAGAAGCTTTCTTTGTCTGTTGTCTTGTTTTAGGGCGTCATGAACccttaatataaaatacaaaacatcctaaatttaaataaaatgtgtttttttgttcaaattacTCTAACAGTCAGATTCCATAACAACATTCAAAACCCAACTCTTCAAACTGGCATTCTCATTATAAACTGTCCTTCCATTTCCTgatgtttgtcttgttttacccCGGCTGTCCACTGTTTTAACTCTCCCTGTATTACCCTATGccctgtaaggtgtccttgggtgctTTGAAAGGCGTCCCCCAAATAAaacgtattattattaataactcATTTTACCAGTCGTTGTGTGCCCTCTGTGTGCGAAAGGCGGGAGATTTTTTGACCGCAGCGAAAGACTAAATGCcaatattttgttaaataaaaacatgttttgagttttagaaaataattacgtttatctttcttttttttaaacaatgattTTGGAACTTTTAAAGCGCTAAAAATATTGGATATCTTTGGATCTACACAGCCACTATTGAAATCTTAATTCTACAAATATTACAATACTATTAATACCAATGTGTTGTAGTGTAGTGCCTATTTGTTATTTGGAACTGTGTAGAAATACCAGTTTTAAACAGAATgaatggacttttttttttaatgtctgtaaTATTAAGGGATGTGTAATGCTTCCAACTTTTCAGTACAGCCTTATAAGaatgtgtggtggtgtgtgttccacttttgtttttaccGTTCGTTGTAAAACTGCAGCGTGTTTTCCGCATAGAGCGGGGTCACGAGCTGCCGGATCATCGTCTGGGGCTTCTCCCTCTCGTCCCTACCCAGCATCCTGACGTGGGCCACCAGCCAGGCCACCGCACAGATCGCCATGCTGCACACTTTCCCCTTAATGTTGTCTGTGATCTTCTACGCTTACAAATAAATGACAGCAgcaaggagaaagagaaagttaGAGAAATATGGTCAAGGGGGACAGGATTGCGACTCAAACAAGCATCCTTCTACATTGCATGATACAAAAAGTTGAATggaatagtaaaaaaaaaaaggagaagttATCTAAATCTTTAGCACGTCACTGCTGAGGCAACATGTTACTCATCAGTTTCCACTGAATACATGATGTGTATTTGATTAATGAGCGAATGCAAAAGGAAATCTAACAAGATCTATTGATCATTTGGAAGTTATCTATAATGAGCACCTGAGTGAAAAACGCATACAGCAGATATAAACATTGAAGAGGTACAGACCTGCACTGCCTCCACAGAGAGAACTCCATTCTCCCACGCATTCAGAACTTCTAAGATAGCAGCTGGAGTGCTGAGGCAGATTTCATGCCATTTCACCTGACTGTCACAACACACAAACGTCAAAGGAAGTTGCTTACTCAGAAAATAGTTTCCTTAAAAACcatttcaaagaaaatgaaagtaatCTGAAGAAACACCAACGTACGGAGCAAGTCACTAGTGGGCATGATTTGTCGGAATAAACCTTTATGGTTTCCTTTATAAATTAGTGCACGATAAAGGAAATAGAGGTCGGAAATAAAACCAGGATTAAAATGTGTCACTTGTGTGAGACATTTCCATCACCGTCCTTTATGTTGCATGGTAATAGGCGTTCAGCAATTTGAACAGTATGCCTGTCCGTTGAAGGAGATTACGTCAAAAGTTCCAACAATTGTGACAGTCGGAAAAAAGCCAAACGGTGCTAACATTACAAGCGATATTTTTAGGTTTATGGATCACTATTTActcattttaaagaattatCTTTTGGTCGATAAATGAAAATACGGCTGCCATGTCTGGTCAAATTATAATTAACATTTGTACGATGAAATGAATCATTGGTGAGATTGAGTATATGCGAGTTGATTGACAGTAAAGCGGATAAAGCATTCACAGGGTCAACAACTCTTACACTAGTTTCATCTCTGAGGAGTTGTTCAGCAGGGTGACCAGGCTCTCCACTTTGCCGGGCTCGGGTCTGAAGCAGGGGTGGTCTGGGTTCAGGGTCTTGCCCTCTTCAGGCATACACGTCTGCAGCCATGTTTCAAAGAAGGGCGTCTCGCCTGAGGGGCTGGGGTCTGACAGGATCACCTGGAAAAGGGATATTAAAAAGGACAATCATGAGTCAGAGAGGACAGACACATGGATCTAGATGAATCCGTACAATTCAGTTCAGTGAGCTGCACAGCCCTCTCTGGACCTCTTGTGGCTGAACACTGAAAGGACAGGCTGATAGTGAATAAACATGTAGACGAAATACTTCTTCTTACAAGCTTTGAATTAACTAACCTCAGAACCGTATGTCTGCACCACATGGCAGAGCATGAGGAAGGAGATGTCAAAGAGCAGGGCCCGCACTGATGCAGATTTGGCTGAAGGAGGGAAAAGCCTCAGTGTTAGCGTCTCATTTAATAAGCAATATCTCGGCATTTCCCAAATCGGAACACGTCAATCTTTTTTTAACTCACATCCTTCGCCGCTGATGTGCTTGGGAAACTCATTGAGCCTacaacagagaggaaaaatCTTGTTAAAAACCCACTTCCTATGTCTAGGACTCGAGTATCCACCCTTTGTTAAGGTTATGGATTATGATGCAGGTCATTATTGTTTGAGTGGTGACTAAAAAGGGGGATTTTGTCTTCTCGGTATTGCATTTACTCACTTAATGAACTTTCGAGCAAAGGATTTGAGTTTCCCagtggctgctgctgcaggccAGGAGCAGATCCAAGCTCTTTCCAGACAACATGTGGCCCAGGACCCCCAAAAGGCCCTCAGGTGACTTGGAATGGTCAGCATCTACTGTCTGAGGAACGAAAAGGAAGAATTATGTCTATTTGTCCTATTTTACAATCAGTAGGTTTACAAGAATTTGCTTTTGTGTATGATGGTGTATACATTAACACAGTAAGAGGAATTACGTTTTAAAATAAGGAGAAAATATAGAAGTACTGTAAATCTATTTCAAAAATGAGAGTTAAAagaaatatagatttaaaaaaataagcacaAGAAGAAGCTGACAAATGACTCTCTAAAAACGCTGACTAAAAACAAAGAATGggatttattaaaaaggtatATTCATTATAATTACGTGATTTACAATACAATCAGAATGCCCTGTACAGTTTAGATCAGGTTATGGTGCTCTACCTTGAGGATATTGGTGACAGTGGGCTCAGCTCGCAGGATGAGGCCGGGGTTGGGCTGGATGTTAGCATTTTCTGCCGTCTTTAACCTCGGGGAGAACTCCCTGTCCTCGGCCCAGAATCAAAACGTGCAAGGGGGAGagggaaaggaagggaggaGCCGAGGAGAGAGGGGATGGGGGATAGGGTGTATTGTGTGAATATGGTGAACAAAACTGCCTCTGACAGAGAAAACGTTTATTCTTGACCCCCTGTGCGTCGTGTTGGAATAGACCTCGTACCGTTTTGACGTGAGGCAGGTTGTATTTGGATCCGACAGCAGACCTAGCTTGTTGCACTCCTGCAGCAGCATGCCGAGGCAGTCACAACTATGTAACGAAGCACAGGGAAAGTGATAAGCATTATGGTGCAGGACTAAACAGGCATTTAGCTGGCTTTCTTATCTAAAATACCTTAAAATCAGATTACAGGCGGTGAGATTTTAGGGTACTTACTTGCATCTCTGATCAGCTTTGTCCAGTAATGGTGTGAGCTTGAGTAAATACTGAAATGCTATATTCACGTCGTCCATGAAGTCCTGGAAGAAACATTGAACATGTAGTTTTTAAAGTGATCATGAAGACTTTTTCTAAACATGAGGGGGAATTCTTGTTGTACCTGTCCTTTGTCACTCGGAGGATACTTCTTTAGACGGAGCAGAACTTGTGGGAtctagaaaaaataaaatcacctCTTAAGCAGGGTTGAGTTGTATGTGCACACTTGTTTAATTTGGtcaggtttattttatttcactgtataTACTGCGTAGATTACCTTGAGGAATGTGAAGGCAGTCCATTTGAGCTCCTCTGTGCCCTCTGGTGACTCGATGAGGCCGGTGAAGCAGGCCTTCCAGATCTCCAGGACAAACAGAGGAGTAGGGACTCGCTGTGGAGGACAGATCATTTGAGAAGACTGctgataagaaaataaaaaacacgaAGAAGGACATACAACAGTATATCTGGCTTTTCGAAGAATGAAGAGACTTTAAAAGCAGTTTCCTTTCCCCTTTATTGCAATCCAGCAAGTATTTTAAGAAAGggttaacatttcatttcaatgcTGCTACACGTTTACCTGCATTCTCTTGATCATCATCAGCTGCTCCACCAGCGGCTGTGTCTCCCCCGTCAGATTCATGGTCCCTTCCAGCATGATGAAGGCGTGGACCGATGGGAAGGAGGGATGAAATGTGGGCTCACTTTGCTCAGACAGCATCATGGGAACtctgaagacagagagaagagttaTTTGAATTCATATTTGTCAAGGTCAATAGAAATGTGTGCTTAaaattttgaaataaaaaaggggaaatctTCACCCTTTCACTAGTGACAAGCTTTCCTCCAATTTAGTCCTCAGTGTCTGGTTAGTTACACTGCTGAGGCCCTCCGTTACTCTCAGCACTGATTGCTCCACGTTGCTCCAGGAACCTGGGGACAAACATCcgcaaaaacatatttagatgTCCGACTCATAACAATAAGATTTGactaaaacagatttttttttaaaggttaggACTTGAATTCTAAAATCAAATCTGAAGGCATTCCAGACAAGCATTGCCAACTACAGGTCTTAGCTAACCACAGAGAAATCTATCTCTTAGAGAAAAATATATGTAGTTTTCCCCCATTTGCATTTTGCTCAATCCTATGCCAACACACGATTGCCTCACCTTGATCCTCCAGCCGAGCAATGTGAACCAGAGCTCTGTTCTTGGAGCTGTTCATCAGGGTTTGCAGCCTCTCCTGGCAGGCTCTCAGACTGGCCTCTGTGCTGGGTGATTGACCCAGTTCTCTCAGCTTCTCACAGTACCAGGCACAGCCCTGAAGCAGCCACACCACCACGCCAAGCAGAGCCCGACACAGCCCGATGCATTCCTCTGCTTTGCCGTGACAGCTTCAGAGTCAGGAGATGAGAGGCAGTGAGTCAGAGTCACTTTAAATTAGAAGACGTTTCTAAACTGTTCTTTTACAAAGCAAGCAGTAAAAACGAAACTATTTATTATTAAGGAAGGGAGATGTATGGTGATAAAGAAGGACACAGTGCCATGGATAACTTCACATACCTAAGACGATGGCAAAACATGTCCATTATCTCCAACAGGGATTTGACACACAGCTCCCGAGAAAAGTCATCAAACtatcaaaacaaagacatattaTGTTCAATATATCATATATAGTTCAATAAACCATGTGATTTTCATCTAGTATAAATTACCTTGCTGAGAGCTGTAAGCACGCTGGAATAAGATACCATCTAAGGAGAGAGAAGGTATGTTAACCACTTGACGAATAACATAAATACGGTTTGACACACAGATCAGttacagcattttttttgttgtttaaattacACTGCTTTTCTCTCACCTGGGAACTGATGGCATATTTAAGGTAAGACAAAATAAGGGGGTTGGGAGATGGACCAATCATCGCCTGCTCCATCAGGGCCTCTGCAACACAGAAACAGCATTTAACGCCACTGTATAACTCACACAAAGTAACCGGTGTTAAGCTAAATAATTAGCATCAGGGCTAGGGAATCTCTCCTCTTACCTGCAAGGTTTAGGTAGTCCCATGTTGCTCCCTTTGGAAAGTTTTTCTTGATGTTAATGGCCCACTGGTAGTCACTCCATCGCTCCTTCCATGCCTGCAGAATGGCTTGCTTCAGATTGACCACTTTCATCCTGTGGAAACGTACAAACAATTGTTCAATTACCTAATTCTTTTCTATACGAGTGCCAATAAATCTATTTTGCTTCAAACTTCTATAAGCCATACCACCCAGTGTAGCTTACTTTAGCTTCGTTATTCATTAATTGGCTAGTTGACGTTAGCCGTTAGCTGCCGATGCCATTCAT carries:
- the med24 gene encoding LOW QUALITY PROTEIN: mediator of RNA polymerase II transcription subunit 24 (The sequence of the model RefSeq protein was modified relative to this genomic sequence to represent the inferred CDS: deleted 1 base in 1 codon), which encodes MKVVNLKQAILQAWKERWSDYQWAINIKKNFPKGATWDYLNLAEALMEQAMIGPSPNPLILSYLKYAISSQMVSYSSVLTALSKFDDFSRELCVKSLLEIMDMFCHRLSCHGKAEECIGLCRALLGVVVWLLQGCAWYCEKLRELGQSPSTEASLRACQERLQTLMNSSKNRALVHIARLEDQGSWSNVEQSVLRVTEGLSSVTNQTLRTKLEESLSLVKGVPMMLSEQSEPTFHPSFPSVHAFIMLEGTMNLTGETQPLVEQLMMIKRMQRVPTPLFVLEIWKACFTGLIESPEGTEELKWTAFTFLKIPQVLLRLKKYPPSDKGQDFMDDVNIAFQYLLKLTPLLDKADQRCNCDCLGMLLQECNKLGLLSDPNTTCLTSKREFSPRLKTAENANIQPNPGLILRAEPTVTNILKTVDADHSKSPEGLLGVLGHMLSGKSLDLLLAAAAATGKLKSFARKFIKLNEFPKHISGEGSKSASVRALLFDISFLMLCHVVQTYGSEVILSDPSPSGETPFFETWLQTCMPEEGKTLNPDHPCFRPEPGKVESLVTLLNNSSEMKLVQVKWHEICLSTPAAILEVLNAWENGVLSVEAVQKITDNIKGKVCSMAICAVAWLVAHVRMLGRDEREKPQTMIRQLVTPLYAENTLQFYNERVIIMSSIMEHMCADVFQQTAATLRPPMEGQEPIPYRNLLPAKDPIHVALSKQFQTVLRKGWVDSRALHLFESLLNMGGVFWFTNNLVKELLKETRREWADRVVELLYSIFCLDTQQITLTLLGTILPDLLTDSAHWHSLADPPGKALAKLSVWCALSSFSSHNKGAFSARQRKRQREDIEDYNSLFPLDDTQPSKLMRLLSSNEDEPAALSSPGDRSMSSSLSASQLHTVNMRDPLNRVLANLFLLISSILSSKMAGPHTQFVQSFMEECVECLEQGSRGSILQFMPFTMVSELVKLSALAKPRAVLAITDLTLPLGRRVAAKAISAL